The following coding sequences lie in one Arachis ipaensis cultivar K30076 chromosome B05, Araip1.1, whole genome shotgun sequence genomic window:
- the LOC107644018 gene encoding nematode resistance protein-like HSPRO2: MVDLEWKSKMARSNINMHHPKSPKLTVSDKSVLQPNLPALQLHLTPNDFKTASFSLCEAYDNYLSLPQLRTLWASNNFPNWAHEPIIKPALHALEITFRFISTVFSDPRPYANKREWARRLESLAKAQVQLIATLFEDQEESPETRGEVPVSDISSSGYRSYSEASLLPRLATWHRSRDVAQRILATVEAEMTRCPYTLGLGEPNLAGKPILRYDAICRPNELHSLKTTPLDHLDNFENLNLRATHQIVESWSRAARVLLESVAESVEGRRFEKAARECYAVERIWKLLTEIEDLHLLMDPNDLMKLKKQIEIRCFGDTAAFCFRSKELVEVTKMCREMKRMVPEILEVEVDPKGGPGIVEAAMRVYAEKKKESVVEVLQAMQGIEAAMKRFFFGYKQVVAAVMGSAEAGGNRVGSGDSLSQIFLEPTYFPSLDAAKTFLGYYWDNHENALA; this comes from the exons ATGGTTGATTTAGAGTGGAAATCAAAGATGGCAAGGTCCAACATCAACATGCACCATCCCAAGTCCCCAAAACTCACCGTTTCAGACAAATCCGTACTTCAACCAAACTTACCCGCTTTGCAGCTACATCTTACACCAAACGACTTCAAAACAGCGTCGTTTTCCCTTTGTGAAGCTTACGACAACTACCTCAGCCTCCCTCAGCTACGAACACTCTGGGCCTCAAACAACTTCCCCAACTGGGCCCACGAACCCATCATCAAGCCCGCTCTCCACGCCCTCGAGATCACCTTCCGATTCATCTCAACCGTTTTCTCAGACCCAAGGCCGTATGCCAACAAACGCGAGTGGGCCCGCAGGCTCGAGTCCCTCGCCAAGGCCCAGGTACAGCTCATCGCAACGCTCTTCGAGGACCAGGAAGAAAGCCCTGAGACACGTGGCGAAGTTCCGGTTAGTGACATCAGCAGTAGCGGTTACAGAAGCTACAGCGAGGCTAGCTTGCTTCCAAGGCTCGCCACGTGGCACAGATCCAGGGATGTGGCTCAGAGGATCCTCGCCACCGTGGAAGCCGAGATGACGAGGTGTCCATACACTTTAGGCTTGGGCGAACCAAACCTCGCCGGAAAACCGATCCTCCGTTACGACGCCATTTGCAGGCCAAACGAGCTTCATTCCCTTAAAACGACGCCGTTGGATCACCTGGATAACTTCGAGAACTTGAATCTCCGCGCGACGCACCAGATTGTGGAGTCCTGGTCACGCGCCGCGCGCGTGCTGCTCGAGAGTGTTGCGGAGTCGGTGGAAGGAAGAAGGTTCGAGAAGGCCGCAAGGGAGTGCTACGCAGTGGAGcggatctggaagcttctaacGGAGATCGAGGACCTTCACTTATTGATGGATCCAAACGATTTGATGAAGCTGAAGAAGCAGATCGAGATTCGGTGTTTCGGCGATACGGCGGCATTTTGCTTCCGGTCAAAGGAGCTAGTGGAGGTGACGAAGATGTGTAGGGAGATGAAGAGGATGGTGCCGGAGATATTGGAGGTGGAGGTTGATCCGAAGGGAGGGCCGGGGATAGTGGAGGCCGCGATGAGGGTTTATGCGGAAAAGAAGAAGGAGAGTGTGGTGGAGGTGTTGCAAGCGATGCAGGGAATAGAGGCGGCGATGAAGAGATTCTTCTTCGGTTACAAGCAGGTTGTGGCGGCGGTGATGGGGAGTGCGGAGGCTGGCGGGAACCGAGTTGGTTC cggCGACTCGCTGAGTCAGATATTCCTGGAGCCAACGTATTTCCCGAGCCTCGATGCAGCAAAGACGTTCCTGGGGTACTATTGGGATAATCACGAAAATGCCCTTGCTTGA